The nucleotide sequence CCAGTCCGTCACGGCGGCGAGCGAGTCTGCGCGGCGCTCGGGCACCGGCGCCTTGATGTACTGCGCCTGGCCGCCCTCGCGCTGCGCCGGGATCACCATGCGGCGGGCGATCGCGTTGGCGGCTCCGGCCCCGAGCTCGCGCCGCACGAGGTGCAGGGCGGCGTCGATGCCGGCCGAGGTGCCCGCGCTCGTGATGAGCGAGCCCTCGTCGACGAAGAGCACGTCGGGGTCGACCGTGATGCTCGGGTGACGCTCGTGCAGGAGGTCGGCGTGCATCCAGTGCGTCGCCGCGCGGCGGCCGTCGAGGAGACCCGTGGCGGCGAGGGTGAATGCGCCGCTGCAGATGCTCAGGATCGTGGTGCCTCTCGCGTGCTCCTGCCGCAGGAGGTCGAGGTAGGCGGGGTCGATCACCGCCTCGGTGCCGTGCGCCGGGACGACGATCAGGTCGACGCCGCGGGCCCTCTCGAGCCCGTCGACGATGGTCATCGTGAAGCCCATGCTCGTGCGGACGGCGCCGGGGTGGGCGGTGACGATGCGGAAGTCGAAGGCGGGGCCGCCGGTGTCGCGGCGGTCGATGCCGAACACCTCGCAGGCGACGCCGAACTCGAACGGGGGCAGGCCGTCCACGGCGAGGACGGCGACGGAGCGGAGCACAGGGCCTCCCGACGTGGCAGGGGATCGATGGGGTATTCGATCCTGCCATAAATGCGGCCAGGATAGATTGAGGGCATGTCTTGGCTAGTGACCGGCGGCGCCGCGCTGTTCAACTAGCACAGGATCGGGTCCCCGTCGAACGATAGGTTGAGGGCATGTCTTGGCTAGTGACCGGCGGCGCCGGCTACATCGGGTCCCATGTCGTTCGAGCGCTCGCGGGAGAGGGGCTCGAGCCGGTCGTGCTCGACGACCTCTCGAGCGGCATCGCGTCGTTCGTGCCCGAGGGCGTGCCGTTCGCGAACGGGACGATCCTCGACGGCGACCTGCTGCGTCGCACGATCGACGAGCACGGGGTGACGGGCGTCGTGCACGTCGCCGGCTTCAAGTACGCGGGCGTGTCCGTCCAGCGCCCGCTGCACACCTACGAGCAGAACGTCACCGGCACGGCCCGTCTGCTCGAGGCGATGGCCGATCGCGGGGTGGATCGCATCGTCTTCTCGTCGAGCGCAGCGGTCTACGGCACGCCCGACACCGACACCGTCATCGAGGGCACGCCGAAGAACCCTGAGTCGCCCTACGGCGAGTCGAAGCTGATCGGCGAGTGGCTCCTGCGCGACCAGGGGCGGGCCGCCGGGCTGCGGCACACGAGCCTGCGCTACTTCAACGTCGTCGGCTCGGGCGAGCCCGACCTCTACGACGCGAGCCCGCACAACCTGTTCCCGCTGGTGTTCCAGGCGCTGCTCGACGGCAAGACGCCGCGGATCAACGGCGACGACTACGACACCCCCGACGGCACCTGCGTGCGCGACTACGTGCACGTGGCCGACCTGGCGATCTCGCACGCCGTCGCGGCCCGGAAGCTCGATGCGGGCGAGACGCTCGAGTCGGCCTACAACCTGGGCTCGGGCGACGGCGTCTCGGTGCGCCAGATCATGGACGCCATGGCCGAGGGCACCGGCATCGCGTTCACGCCGGAGATCGCGCCCCGCCGCCCCGGAGACCCCGACCGCATCGTCGCCAAGGGCGAGCTGGCCGCGC is from Frondihabitans australicus and encodes:
- a CDS encoding GlxA family transcriptional regulator, which produces MLRSVAVLAVDGLPPFEFGVACEVFGIDRRDTGGPAFDFRIVTAHPGAVRTSMGFTMTIVDGLERARGVDLIVVPAHGTEAVIDPAYLDLLRQEHARGTTILSICSGAFTLAATGLLDGRRAATHWMHADLLHERHPSITVDPDVLFVDEGSLITSAGTSAGIDAALHLVRRELGAGAANAIARRMVIPAQREGGQAQYIKAPVPERRADSLAAVTDWMLENLDRDLTVDELARRALMSPRTFARRFRADVGATPLAWLNRQRLLRAQHLLEETDLTLDAIAQRTGFGSAAVLRHHFARTLRTTPTAYRSAFAA
- the galE gene encoding UDP-glucose 4-epimerase GalE, whose protein sequence is MSWLVTGGAGYIGSHVVRALAGEGLEPVVLDDLSSGIASFVPEGVPFANGTILDGDLLRRTIDEHGVTGVVHVAGFKYAGVSVQRPLHTYEQNVTGTARLLEAMADRGVDRIVFSSSAAVYGTPDTDTVIEGTPKNPESPYGESKLIGEWLLRDQGRAAGLRHTSLRYFNVVGSGEPDLYDASPHNLFPLVFQALLDGKTPRINGDDYDTPDGTCVRDYVHVADLAISHAVAARKLDAGETLESAYNLGSGDGVSVRQIMDAMAEGTGIAFTPEIAPRRPGDPDRIVAKGELAARDLDWEMRHTLLEMVTSAWEARKAAVPA